A genomic stretch from Arthrobacter sp. KBS0702 includes:
- a CDS encoding DUF4439 domain-containing protein, translated as MKDDSRDKRRRARLPRHLPRLALLACLALVVVSLGMVLMPGKPPETQEPPLSERARAAALADALHLKAAGEQLGATAADPAVPATSATALPAVTRTVSLLTTQARALLPGSATETVPANGAPATATPSASSAAATASASSAPPTPAPPTVDRLASDLARSGRQRLADAAAVDGGMARLLAAVGTGQLLQSSSLAAAAGVPDPAPGQQDPPAGAPTGAASCPAAPASPAAAGGATGTGAGAGKADLPGALAALIRTELETVYEYQVALTRLDGTAAKSAADDLARHEALVAGAEALSRRHCAPIPPREAGYALDPAFLASPGPGLAALETAALPAYGDLVAFSDGDTRQWAITGLLGAARRAAFWGATTDAVPGLAADPASFPTLPAG; from the coding sequence GTGAAAGATGACAGCAGGGACAAGCGACGGCGGGCCCGGCTGCCACGGCACCTCCCCCGACTCGCACTCCTCGCCTGCCTCGCCCTGGTGGTGGTCAGCCTGGGCATGGTGTTGATGCCCGGAAAGCCGCCGGAAACACAGGAACCACCGCTGTCCGAGCGCGCCCGCGCCGCCGCCCTGGCCGATGCGCTCCACCTCAAGGCCGCCGGCGAACAGCTTGGCGCTACCGCGGCCGACCCGGCCGTTCCCGCCACTTCGGCCACCGCCCTGCCGGCTGTGACGCGCACTGTGAGTTTGCTGACAACCCAAGCCCGGGCCCTGCTTCCGGGCTCCGCCACGGAGACCGTACCGGCAAACGGGGCACCGGCGACCGCCACGCCGTCGGCCTCTTCGGCGGCGGCCACGGCATCGGCCTCTTCGGCGCCGCCCACCCCGGCGCCGCCCACCGTGGACCGGCTGGCTTCGGACCTGGCACGGAGCGGCCGGCAGCGGCTTGCCGATGCGGCCGCCGTCGACGGCGGGATGGCCAGGCTTCTGGCCGCCGTCGGCACGGGGCAGTTGCTGCAGTCCTCCTCGCTCGCTGCCGCGGCAGGCGTCCCGGACCCGGCGCCCGGGCAGCAGGATCCCCCGGCCGGCGCGCCTACGGGTGCCGCATCGTGCCCTGCCGCGCCCGCGTCGCCGGCTGCCGCCGGCGGCGCGACCGGCACCGGGGCGGGTGCGGGGAAGGCCGATCTGCCCGGGGCCCTCGCAGCACTCATCCGCACCGAGCTGGAAACCGTCTACGAATACCAGGTGGCGTTGACCCGCCTGGACGGGACGGCGGCAAAGTCGGCCGCCGACGACCTCGCCCGGCATGAAGCCCTCGTCGCCGGTGCGGAAGCCCTGAGCCGGCGGCACTGCGCCCCGATCCCGCCACGGGAAGCCGGCTACGCCCTCGACCCGGCGTTCCTGGCCTCCCCGGGACCCGGACTGGCCGCGCTGGAAACCGCAGCGCTGCCCGCCTACGGCGATCTGGTGGCCTTCAGCGACGGTGACACCCGGCAGTGGGCCATCACCGGGCTCCTGGGGGCCGCACGCCGGGCCGCCTTCTGGGGTGCCACCACGGATGCAGTCCCCGGCCTGGCCGCCGATCCGGCGTCGTTCCCCACCCTGCCCGCGGGCTGA
- the rimP gene encoding ribosome maturation factor RimP, with protein sequence MTNAEATTSTDRTGTGKAEAAPAHNLEAERLYALLEPAVLANRLYLEDVSIHVAGANRVVHVVVDLPQEETGGVSLDVIAEISKTLSDILDNDPSTDSRPYDLEVSSPGVGRPLTEERHWHRARGRLVTVNVIQGDNVTGRIQSVDDSGVTLVPELTVKKGMKPKQGEPVKLPFDRIRSGKVEIEFSHLEEAGLENDNGPSEEA encoded by the coding sequence ATGACCAACGCAGAAGCCACGACTTCAACAGACCGGACCGGGACGGGGAAGGCTGAAGCCGCACCCGCTCACAATCTGGAGGCCGAGCGCCTGTACGCGCTCCTTGAGCCTGCAGTCCTGGCCAACCGGCTGTACCTGGAGGACGTTTCCATCCATGTTGCCGGTGCCAACCGGGTGGTTCACGTGGTGGTGGACCTGCCGCAGGAAGAGACCGGCGGCGTCAGTCTGGACGTCATCGCCGAGATTTCAAAGACCCTCTCCGACATCCTGGACAACGACCCGAGCACCGACTCGCGGCCCTACGACCTTGAGGTGTCCTCGCCCGGCGTCGGCCGTCCTCTCACCGAAGAGCGGCACTGGCACCGTGCCCGCGGCCGCCTTGTCACGGTCAACGTGATCCAGGGCGACAACGTCACGGGCCGCATCCAGTCCGTGGACGACAGCGGCGTGACCTTGGTCCCGGAACTGACCGTCAAAAAGGGGATGAAGCCCAAGCAGGGCGAACCCGTCAAGCTTCCTTTCGACAGGATCCGCAGTGGAAAAGTCGAGATAGAGTTCAGCCACCTCGAAGAGGCCGGTCTGGAGAACGACAATGGACCTTCCGAGGAGGCCTAA
- the nusA gene encoding transcription termination factor NusA: protein MDIDMSALRLLEREREIPLDLLIPTIEQALLVAYHKTPGAFEKARAELDRKSGHVTIWATEIDDDGAPIGEFEDTPAGFGRIAASTARQIILQRLRDAEDDNVLGQFKGREGELVAGTIQQGNNPHMIQVNLGTVEALLPPPEQVPGEKYLHGNRLRAFVIDVHRGTKGPSITLSRSHPGLVRKLFELEVPEIADRSVEIVALAREAGHRTKIAVKANTPGVNAKGACIGEMGSRVRAVMTELNDEKIDIVDYSDDPATFIASALSPSRVNSVTITDEAARSARVVVPDYQLSLAIGKEGQNARLAAKLTGWRIDIISDAAENRDK, encoded by the coding sequence ATGGATATTGACATGAGCGCACTGAGACTCCTGGAGCGTGAGCGCGAAATCCCGCTGGATCTCCTGATTCCGACCATCGAACAGGCCCTCCTGGTGGCGTACCACAAGACGCCGGGGGCCTTCGAGAAGGCCCGCGCCGAGCTGGACCGCAAGAGCGGCCACGTGACCATCTGGGCCACCGAGATCGACGACGACGGCGCCCCCATCGGCGAATTCGAGGACACCCCGGCCGGGTTCGGGCGGATCGCGGCGAGCACCGCGCGGCAGATCATCCTTCAGCGCCTGCGCGACGCCGAGGACGACAACGTGCTGGGCCAGTTCAAGGGCCGCGAGGGCGAACTCGTTGCCGGCACCATCCAGCAGGGCAACAATCCGCACATGATCCAGGTGAACCTCGGAACCGTGGAGGCGCTGCTGCCCCCGCCCGAGCAGGTCCCCGGCGAAAAGTACCTCCACGGCAACCGGCTCCGCGCGTTCGTCATCGACGTGCACCGCGGCACCAAGGGCCCCTCCATTACGCTCTCCCGGTCCCACCCCGGACTCGTCCGTAAGCTCTTCGAACTGGAGGTCCCGGAGATCGCGGACCGTTCGGTCGAGATCGTGGCCCTGGCCCGCGAAGCCGGCCACCGCACGAAGATCGCGGTCAAGGCAAACACCCCCGGCGTCAATGCCAAGGGCGCGTGCATCGGCGAAATGGGCTCGCGGGTCCGCGCCGTGATGACCGAGCTGAACGACGAAAAGATCGACATCGTGGACTACAGCGACGATCCGGCGACGTTCATCGCCAGCGCCCTCTCGCCGTCGCGCGTGAATTCCGTCACCATCACGGATGAGGCCGCCCGGTCCGCCCGCGTTGTCGTGCCGGACTACCAGCTGTCCCTCGCCATCGGCAAGGAAGGCCAGAACGCCCGCCTGGCCGCCAAGCTCACCGGCTGGCGGATCGATATCATTTCCGACGCCGCGGAGAACCGCGACAAATAG
- a CDS encoding YlxR family protein has translation MQPLENQPQRTCIGCRQKGSRSELLRLVAGASGSSAVVVDERRRMAGRGAWLHPSEKCLALAVKRRAFGRALSGASVTADVERRILAGTQAVGTPVAAATTVQPESGSEN, from the coding sequence GTGCAACCCCTCGAGAATCAACCGCAACGTACGTGCATCGGATGCCGGCAAAAAGGTTCGCGGTCGGAGCTTCTCCGGCTCGTCGCCGGCGCCAGCGGTTCATCCGCTGTCGTGGTGGACGAACGACGCCGGATGGCTGGCAGGGGAGCATGGCTGCACCCCAGCGAAAAGTGCCTGGCACTGGCGGTCAAACGTCGAGCGTTCGGACGCGCCCTTAGCGGGGCCTCCGTCACCGCCGACGTCGAACGCCGGATCCTGGCGGGCACGCAAGCAGTGGGCACCCCGGTGGCCGCAGCAACAACCGTCCAACCTGAAAGCGGGTCAGAAAACTGA
- the infB gene encoding translation initiation factor IF-2: MAKVRVHELAKELGITSKDAVTKLQELGEFVRSASSTIEAPVVRKLRNAYPDAPAAPKSEAPASAPKASPAATRPAPAPAPAAPKAAEPKTEAPAPAPAAEAPAAAPAAAPAAEATAAPSAGAKPGARPAPKAETPAAPARQGGSAPRPGGPRPGNNPFATSQGMPRGRGGDNERTSRPGNNPFAPSQGMPRPGGSRTEGERPGGPRPAAGAGGPRPGAPRPAGAAGARPGAPRPAGAPGARPGAGGNRPTPGMMPNRTERPAPAGAGRPGGGGRGPGRPGGAPGTGAPGAGGGAPAGGGFGKGGRGRGGTQGAFGKGGAGRGKQRKSKRAKRQELEQMSAPSLGGVSVPRGDGNTVVRLRRGSSITDFADKIEANPAALVTVLFHLGEMATATQSLDEETFALLGEELGYKLQVVSPEDEERELLSGFDIDFDAELEAEGDEELEARPPVVTVMGHVDHGKTRLLDAIRKSDVMAGEHGGITQHIGAYQVTHNHEGTDRKITFIDTPGHEAFTAMRARGAKVTDIAILVVAADDGVMPQTIEALNHAQAANVPIVVAVNKIDKEGANPDKVRGQLTEYGLVPEEYGGDTMFVEVSARQNLNIDELLEAVLLTADAALDMRANPNKDARGIAIEANLDKGRGAVATVLVQSGTLHVGDTIVAGTAHGRVRAMFDDDGSALTEAGPSRPVQVLGLSNVPRAGDTFFVTADERTARQIAEKREAADRNAALAKRRKRISLEDFDQAVADGKIDTLNLILKGDVSGAVEALEDALLKIDVGEGVQLRVIHRGVGAITQNDVNLATVDSAVIIGFNVKPAERVAELADREGVDMRFYSVIYAAIDDIEAALKGMLKPEYEEVQLGTAEVREVFRSSKFGNIAGSIVRSGVIRRNAKARISRDGKIIGDNLTVETLKRFKDDATEVRTDFECGIGLGSYNDINEGDIIETFEMREKPRV, from the coding sequence GTGGCCAAGGTCCGCGTACATGAGCTTGCTAAAGAGCTCGGTATTACTTCCAAAGATGCAGTAACCAAACTGCAGGAACTGGGCGAATTCGTTCGCTCCGCCTCTTCCACCATTGAGGCCCCGGTGGTGCGGAAACTCCGCAACGCCTACCCCGACGCGCCCGCTGCTCCGAAGTCCGAAGCGCCCGCGTCCGCCCCCAAGGCCAGCCCCGCAGCGACACGACCGGCGCCCGCGCCGGCCCCGGCTGCGCCGAAGGCCGCCGAACCCAAGACTGAAGCTCCGGCACCCGCACCGGCCGCCGAGGCCCCTGCAGCGGCTCCGGCCGCGGCACCGGCCGCCGAGGCCACGGCAGCTCCGTCCGCCGGCGCCAAGCCCGGCGCCCGCCCGGCCCCGAAGGCTGAGACCCCGGCTGCTCCGGCACGCCAGGGCGGCTCGGCGCCACGTCCGGGCGGACCCCGCCCCGGCAACAACCCGTTCGCCACGTCGCAGGGCATGCCCCGCGGCCGCGGCGGCGACAACGAACGCACCTCGCGTCCGGGCAACAACCCGTTCGCTCCTTCCCAGGGCATGCCGCGTCCGGGCGGAAGCCGCACCGAGGGCGAACGCCCCGGCGGGCCGCGTCCCGCAGCAGGCGCCGGCGGTCCCCGTCCCGGCGCTCCGCGTCCGGCCGGCGCTGCCGGTGCACGTCCGGGCGCTCCGCGTCCGGCCGGCGCACCCGGCGCCCGTCCCGGAGCCGGCGGAAACCGTCCGACTCCCGGCATGATGCCCAACCGCACCGAACGTCCCGCACCCGCTGGTGCAGGCCGTCCCGGCGGCGGCGGCCGTGGCCCGGGCCGCCCGGGTGGCGCTCCTGGCACCGGTGCTCCCGGCGCCGGCGGCGGCGCTCCGGCCGGCGGTGGCTTCGGCAAGGGTGGCCGCGGTCGCGGTGGCACCCAGGGTGCTTTCGGTAAGGGTGGCGCAGGCCGCGGCAAGCAGCGCAAGTCCAAGCGTGCCAAGCGCCAGGAACTTGAGCAGATGAGTGCCCCGTCGCTGGGTGGCGTGAGCGTACCCCGCGGCGACGGCAACACCGTTGTCCGGCTCCGCCGCGGCTCGTCCATCACGGACTTCGCCGACAAGATCGAGGCGAACCCCGCAGCACTGGTGACCGTCCTCTTCCACCTCGGCGAAATGGCTACCGCCACGCAGTCGCTGGATGAGGAGACCTTTGCCCTGCTGGGCGAGGAGCTTGGCTACAAGCTCCAGGTCGTGTCCCCGGAAGATGAGGAGCGCGAGCTGCTCTCCGGCTTCGACATCGACTTCGACGCCGAGCTGGAAGCCGAAGGCGACGAGGAACTTGAGGCCCGTCCTCCGGTTGTCACCGTCATGGGTCACGTTGACCACGGTAAGACCCGCCTGCTCGATGCCATCCGCAAGTCGGACGTTATGGCCGGCGAGCACGGCGGCATCACGCAGCACATCGGTGCCTACCAGGTCACGCACAACCACGAAGGAACGGATCGCAAGATCACCTTCATCGATACCCCGGGCCACGAGGCGTTCACCGCCATGCGTGCCCGTGGTGCGAAGGTCACCGACATCGCCATCCTCGTGGTGGCGGCGGACGACGGCGTTATGCCGCAGACCATCGAAGCCCTCAACCACGCACAGGCGGCCAACGTGCCGATCGTCGTGGCCGTGAACAAGATCGACAAGGAAGGCGCCAACCCGGACAAGGTCCGCGGCCAGCTGACCGAGTACGGGCTGGTTCCGGAAGAGTACGGTGGCGACACCATGTTCGTGGAGGTCTCTGCCCGCCAGAACCTGAACATCGACGAGCTGCTCGAGGCTGTCCTGCTCACCGCAGACGCAGCCCTGGACATGCGCGCCAACCCGAACAAGGACGCCCGCGGTATCGCGATTGAAGCCAACCTGGACAAGGGCCGCGGCGCGGTTGCTACCGTCCTGGTTCAGTCCGGCACCCTGCACGTCGGCGACACGATCGTGGCAGGCACGGCCCATGGCCGCGTCCGCGCCATGTTCGACGACGACGGCAGCGCCCTGACCGAGGCAGGCCCGTCCCGCCCCGTGCAGGTCCTGGGTCTGTCCAACGTCCCGCGCGCCGGCGATACCTTCTTCGTGACTGCTGACGAGCGCACCGCCCGCCAGATCGCCGAGAAGCGTGAAGCTGCGGACCGCAACGCCGCCCTGGCCAAGCGCCGCAAGCGCATCAGCCTGGAAGACTTCGACCAGGCCGTCGCCGATGGCAAGATCGACACCCTCAACCTCATCCTCAAGGGTGACGTGTCCGGTGCCGTTGAAGCCCTCGAAGACGCGCTGCTCAAGATCGACGTCGGCGAGGGTGTCCAGCTCCGCGTTATCCACCGCGGCGTCGGTGCCATCACGCAGAACGACGTCAACCTGGCTACGGTCGACTCCGCCGTCATCATCGGCTTCAACGTCAAGCCCGCCGAGCGTGTTGCCGAACTGGCAGACCGCGAAGGCGTGGACATGCGCTTCTACTCCGTCATCTACGCAGCAATCGATGACATCGAGGCAGCCCTCAAGGGCATGCTCAAGCCGGAGTACGAAGAGGTCCAGCTTGGCACCGCCGAGGTCCGCGAAGTGTTCCGTTCCTCCAAGTTCGGCAACATTGCAGGCTCGATCGTCCGCTCCGGTGTTATCCGGCGCAACGCCAAGGCCCGCATCAGCCGCGACGGCAAGATCATCGGCGACAACCTCACCGTTGAGACGCTCAAGCGCTTCAAGGACGACGCCACCGAGGTCCGCACGGACTTCGAATGTGGTATCGGTCTTGGCTCGTACAACGACATCAACGAAGGTGACATCATCGAGACCTTCGAGATGCGCGAGAAGCCGCGCGTCTAG
- the rbfA gene encoding 30S ribosome-binding factor RbfA produces MADPARAAKLAQRIKVVVAEALGRRVKDPRLEGLTVTDARVTNDLQHATVYYTVFGDEVAQADAAKGLEKAKGVLRQEVGRNITVRLTPTLEFVADQIPVVASNLEELLREAKKRDAEVAALAASAKHAGDADPYKSDIPEDVELDEDDFDEEDTDLSVDRDVDEDSNK; encoded by the coding sequence ATGGCTGATCCCGCACGGGCTGCCAAGTTGGCGCAGCGGATTAAGGTTGTCGTCGCCGAAGCCTTGGGCCGGAGGGTGAAGGATCCCCGGTTGGAAGGCTTGACCGTGACCGATGCGCGTGTGACCAATGACCTGCAGCACGCCACGGTCTACTACACGGTGTTCGGCGATGAGGTGGCGCAGGCCGACGCGGCCAAGGGCCTGGAGAAAGCGAAGGGTGTGCTGCGCCAGGAAGTCGGCCGCAACATCACCGTCCGGCTGACGCCGACGCTGGAATTCGTCGCCGACCAGATCCCCGTGGTGGCCTCGAACCTTGAGGAACTGCTCCGCGAAGCCAAGAAGCGCGACGCCGAGGTGGCAGCCCTCGCGGCCAGCGCCAAGCACGCCGGCGACGCCGATCCGTACAAGAGCGACATCCCCGAGGACGTCGAACTCGACGAAGACGACTTCGACGAAGAGGATACCGACCTCAGTGTCGACCGCGACGTCGACGAGGACAGCAACAAGTAG
- the trxA gene encoding thioredoxin, protein MTSALTKCPQCGTTNRIPAAAAGHPRCGKCRRDLPWIVEAGDADFAGVAEQSPVPALVDFWAAWCGPCRMVSPVLDKLAQERAGRVKLVKVDVDKSPGLSRRFDVQAIPTLLVITDGTVVARQAGAPPAAALRSWLDDALAARREGSKP, encoded by the coding sequence GTGACCTCCGCCCTGACCAAGTGTCCGCAATGCGGCACGACCAACCGCATCCCCGCGGCGGCGGCCGGGCACCCGCGCTGCGGGAAATGCCGCCGGGATCTTCCCTGGATCGTCGAGGCCGGCGACGCGGACTTTGCCGGCGTCGCGGAGCAATCCCCGGTTCCCGCCCTGGTCGATTTCTGGGCCGCCTGGTGCGGGCCCTGCCGGATGGTCAGTCCGGTACTGGACAAACTGGCGCAGGAGCGGGCGGGACGGGTCAAGCTCGTCAAGGTGGACGTGGACAAGTCGCCGGGGCTCTCGCGGCGCTTCGACGTACAGGCCATTCCAACCCTCCTCGTTATCACCGACGGCACAGTGGTGGCGCGTCAGGCCGGAGCGCCGCCGGCTGCCGCCCTGCGCAGTTGGCTGGACGACGCGCTGGCAGCCCGGCGCGAAGGGAGCAAGCCATGA
- a CDS encoding CU044_2847 family protein, with protein sequence MTEILRYEVGSGTVLVEVDEGSFGVERPARNELGILDAGRRLEDALAAVRPAARAAAEVMRELAPEHLELQFGVKLAGEAGAIIARNCAEGHFIVKMSFTAPPVPPSTPEDEIRL encoded by the coding sequence ATGACCGAAATCCTGCGCTACGAAGTCGGATCGGGAACGGTGCTGGTCGAGGTCGACGAGGGCAGCTTCGGCGTCGAGCGGCCCGCCCGCAACGAACTTGGCATCCTCGACGCCGGCCGGCGGCTCGAAGATGCCCTTGCCGCGGTGCGGCCCGCGGCAAGGGCAGCCGCCGAGGTGATGCGGGAGCTGGCCCCCGAGCACTTGGAGCTGCAATTCGGCGTGAAGCTGGCCGGCGAGGCCGGGGCCATCATCGCGCGCAACTGCGCCGAGGGTCACTTCATCGTCAAGATGTCCTTCACCGCGCCGCCGGTGCCGCCGTCGACGCCGGAAGACGAAATCCGGCTCTGA
- a CDS encoding pyridoxal phosphate-dependent aminotransferase, which produces MPELAAHVRDVPINQIREITEAAWHTPGAIVLSIGEPGFALPRHILEAGMACLDRDETNYTPNAGIPALREAFAARFREHNATDVGADRVYVVDGAQQGLHFAMSLLLSPGDEILIPNPGYPTFAMTSSLLHAVPVRYPLYPEHAFQPRIEDIEALITPRTKVLILNSPSNPLGAVLGEELTRSLVELAVRHDLWIISDECYEAFTYDVPHVSPARFDSDVPGEARVFTSLTLSKTYGLTGLRIGALICPPGLEQQMNNVMEAIVSCVASPSQYAALAALTGPQDYVSHAHAHYRANRDAASAVLDARGIPFLTAQGAFYLWADVSHVSGGDVRAWVRRFLAEAGVSFAPGTAFGSIGEGWIRIALCGAQADLVEGLGRLPARDAAPGSLPPKRARQ; this is translated from the coding sequence ATGCCAGAGCTTGCCGCCCACGTCCGCGACGTCCCCATCAACCAGATCCGCGAGATCACCGAGGCCGCCTGGCACACCCCCGGCGCGATCGTCCTGAGCATTGGCGAACCCGGCTTCGCCCTGCCCCGCCACATCCTGGAGGCAGGCATGGCGTGCCTCGACCGGGATGAGACCAACTACACGCCCAATGCCGGGATTCCGGCGCTGCGCGAAGCTTTCGCGGCACGGTTCCGGGAGCACAACGCGACGGACGTCGGCGCAGACCGGGTGTACGTCGTCGACGGCGCACAGCAGGGCCTGCACTTCGCGATGAGCCTGCTGCTCTCCCCCGGCGACGAGATCCTGATCCCGAACCCCGGCTACCCGACGTTTGCGATGACCTCCAGCCTGCTGCACGCCGTCCCGGTGAGGTACCCGCTCTACCCGGAGCACGCCTTCCAGCCGCGGATCGAAGACATCGAGGCGCTCATTACGCCTCGCACCAAGGTGCTGATCCTCAACTCGCCGTCCAACCCGCTCGGGGCCGTGCTGGGCGAGGAGCTCACCCGAAGCCTTGTGGAACTCGCCGTCCGGCACGACCTGTGGATCATCTCGGACGAATGTTACGAGGCGTTCACCTACGATGTCCCGCACGTGAGCCCGGCGCGCTTCGACAGCGACGTTCCCGGCGAGGCGCGGGTGTTCACCTCGCTGACCCTCTCCAAAACCTACGGGCTCACCGGGCTCCGGATCGGGGCGCTGATCTGCCCGCCCGGACTCGAGCAGCAGATGAACAACGTGATGGAGGCGATTGTTTCCTGTGTCGCCTCGCCCTCGCAGTACGCGGCCCTGGCAGCCCTGACCGGTCCGCAGGACTACGTCAGCCACGCCCACGCGCACTACCGCGCCAACCGGGACGCAGCTTCGGCCGTCCTCGATGCCAGGGGCATCCCCTTTCTCACCGCGCAGGGGGCCTTCTACCTCTGGGCAGACGTCTCGCACGTCAGCGGCGGCGACGTCCGGGCCTGGGTCCGGCGTTTCCTCGCCGAGGCCGGGGTGTCCTTCGCCCCCGGGACCGCCTTCGGCTCCATCGGCGAGGGCTGGATCCGGATCGCATTGTGCGGCGCCCAGGCCGACCTCGTGGAGGGCCTGGGCAGGCTTCCCGCCCGCGACGCGGCCCCCGGGTCCCTACCGCCCAAACGCGCCAGGCAGTAG
- the truB gene encoding tRNA pseudouridine(55) synthase TruB, protein MLSGLVIVDKPQGWTSHDVVGRMRRIAGTRKVGHAGTLDPMATGVLVLGINKATRLLTYIVGTSKTYTATIRLGESTVTDDAEGEVTATRSAAAVTEDSVRAGVAALTGDIQQVPSSVSAIKVNGERAYARVRSGEDVKLAARPVTIHRFEIHELRRSQDGEALDLDVTVECSSGTYIRALARDLGDALGVGGHLTALRRTQVGPYTLDQARTLEQLAEELDILEMAQAARALMPNRELSEEETTELSFGRRIAAGAAAGTPDAATPEKPAAAFAPDGSLVALLADAGNYAKPVLVFAPDNEKPAG, encoded by the coding sequence GTGCTTTCTGGACTGGTGATAGTGGACAAGCCGCAAGGCTGGACCAGCCACGATGTGGTTGGACGGATGCGGCGGATCGCCGGTACCCGAAAGGTTGGCCACGCCGGAACCCTGGACCCCATGGCGACGGGTGTGCTGGTGCTCGGCATCAACAAGGCGACCCGTCTGCTGACCTACATCGTGGGAACCTCCAAGACCTACACCGCCACCATCCGCCTCGGCGAGTCGACCGTCACGGACGACGCCGAGGGCGAAGTTACGGCCACCCGCAGTGCCGCCGCGGTCACCGAGGACAGCGTCCGGGCCGGTGTGGCCGCCCTGACCGGGGACATCCAGCAGGTGCCAAGCAGCGTCAGTGCGATCAAGGTCAACGGTGAGCGTGCCTACGCCCGCGTCCGCTCCGGCGAAGACGTCAAGCTCGCTGCGCGGCCGGTGACGATCCACCGCTTCGAGATCCACGAACTCCGCCGCTCGCAGGACGGCGAAGCCCTGGACCTGGACGTGACCGTCGAGTGCTCATCCGGCACCTACATCCGTGCCCTCGCCCGGGACCTCGGCGACGCCTTGGGCGTCGGAGGCCACCTCACCGCCCTCCGCCGGACCCAGGTGGGCCCCTACACCCTTGACCAGGCCCGCACCCTGGAGCAACTGGCCGAAGAGCTGGACATCCTGGAAATGGCGCAGGCCGCCCGGGCGCTGATGCCCAACCGCGAGTTGAGCGAGGAGGAGACCACCGAACTGTCCTTCGGCCGCAGGATCGCGGCCGGCGCCGCCGCCGGCACGCCGGACGCCGCGACCCCAGAGAAGCCGGCCGCCGCCTTCGCGCCCGACGGCTCGCTCGTGGCGTTGCTGGCCGACGCCGGCAACTATGCCAAACCCGTGCTGGTCTTCGCGCCGGACAACGAGAAGCCGGCGGGCTAG
- a CDS encoding MarR family winged helix-turn-helix transcriptional regulator, whose product MSHSPDTKKWRTDQMLSMAARVVERRKDQALAALGLTHAAVIALQGLAAGPLNQEQLARRIAVQSQSLGKVLARLEESGHVTRTRDQRDRRQFSVSLTSSGREALASAHQIECNALPEDLEGWTTLQHDLARILTAFEVPGRF is encoded by the coding sequence ATGAGCCACAGCCCGGATACCAAGAAGTGGCGGACCGACCAGATGCTGTCTATGGCAGCCAGGGTGGTCGAGCGGCGCAAGGACCAGGCGCTTGCCGCACTGGGCCTGACGCATGCCGCTGTCATCGCCCTGCAGGGGCTCGCTGCCGGGCCACTTAACCAGGAGCAGCTGGCGCGCCGGATCGCGGTGCAGAGCCAATCGCTGGGCAAGGTGCTGGCGCGGCTGGAAGAATCGGGCCACGTCACGCGGACCCGGGATCAGCGGGACCGGCGGCAGTTTTCCGTGTCCCTGACGTCGTCCGGCCGCGAGGCGTTGGCCAGCGCGCACCAGATCGAGTGCAATGCCCTCCCGGAGGATCTGGAGGGCTGGACCACCCTGCAGCACGACCTGGCCAGGATTCTTACCGCTTTCGAGGTTCCGGGCCGGTTCTGA
- a CDS encoding NUDIX domain-containing protein, which translates to MDSPVSPQPAGTPPAGTPPQDESQREEPQQEEPQRNPYLEPRRPLGPRDPGDAWVEGERGRFWGRFGSAGLLVHDAEKGVLLQHRATWSDHGGTWGLPGGALHQGEDAVNGALREAKEEAAVPSAAVRVLFTSVFDVGYWSYTTVAAQVIEPFEPAISDPESLELQWVSLEGVSKKELHPGFAAAWPALRLRLQDLADKIDG; encoded by the coding sequence ATGGACAGCCCAGTCTCACCGCAGCCAGCCGGAACGCCGCCAGCCGGAACGCCGCCGCAGGACGAATCGCAACGGGAGGAGCCGCAACAGGAGGAGCCGCAGCGCAATCCGTACCTTGAGCCCCGCCGCCCGCTGGGGCCGCGCGACCCCGGCGATGCCTGGGTTGAGGGCGAGCGGGGCCGTTTCTGGGGGCGCTTCGGCTCCGCCGGTCTGCTAGTGCACGACGCCGAAAAGGGCGTACTGCTTCAGCACCGGGCCACGTGGAGCGACCACGGCGGCACGTGGGGACTTCCCGGCGGTGCCCTGCATCAAGGTGAAGACGCCGTCAACGGCGCGCTCCGGGAGGCCAAAGAGGAAGCGGCCGTCCCGTCCGCAGCCGTCCGGGTGCTGTTCACCTCGGTCTTCGACGTCGGCTACTGGTCCTATACGACGGTCGCCGCCCAGGTCATCGAGCCCTTTGAACCGGCCATCAGCGACCCGGAGAGCCTTGAGTTGCAGTGGGTCAGCCTTGAGGGCGTGAGTAAGAAGGAGCTTCACCCTGGCTTCGCGGCAGCCTGGCCCGCGTTGCGGCTCAGGCTCCAGGACCTCGCCGACAAAATCGACGGGTAG